In Mycolicibacterium phocaicum, one DNA window encodes the following:
- a CDS encoding ABC transporter substrate-binding protein, translating to MKHFTALVATVVLAATGCSVDSAGKDDNAVNVVIGYQSKTINTVTAGTLLRAQGYLERRLDDIGAKTGKKYHVEWQDYDTGAPITAQMVAEKIDIGSMGDYPMLINGSKTQSNERAKTELVAATGSSPTGSLNMVVVSPDSPVQSLNELAGQKVSASVGSAGHGTLVRALSKIGIDPKTGVEVLNQQPQIGASALESGQVKALSQFVAWPGLLVFQNKARLLYDGAELNYPTWHGVVARRAYAAAHPEVLDAFLQAQLDATDFLNTKPLEAAKIVAQGSSLPPEVVYLYNGPGGTRFDTTLKPSLVDALKGDVPYLKSIGDFADLDVATFVEDGPLRKALAARGRDYNAEVARTANPSVVHGTDPVCNIPVDNPALAGELWLDGSDTTQPAANPTCLLKAIRAAEAKGTKVRAAYVPDAELGTRWLADKSVWVQQGTDFVPFDTDAGARRYQAAHPGSAVVTYQQALVGVA from the coding sequence ATGAAGCACTTCACCGCCCTGGTCGCCACCGTCGTCCTGGCCGCGACCGGCTGCTCGGTCGATTCGGCCGGCAAGGACGACAACGCCGTCAACGTGGTCATCGGCTACCAGTCCAAGACCATCAACACCGTCACCGCGGGCACGTTGTTGCGCGCCCAGGGCTATCTCGAGCGACGCCTCGACGACATCGGCGCCAAGACGGGCAAGAAGTACCACGTCGAATGGCAGGACTATGACACCGGTGCGCCGATCACCGCGCAGATGGTCGCCGAGAAGATCGACATCGGCTCGATGGGTGACTACCCGATGCTGATCAATGGATCGAAGACCCAGAGCAACGAGCGCGCCAAGACCGAACTGGTGGCGGCCACGGGCTCCAGCCCGACCGGATCGTTGAACATGGTTGTGGTGAGCCCGGATTCACCGGTGCAGTCGCTGAACGAGCTGGCCGGGCAGAAGGTGTCCGCCAGCGTCGGTTCGGCCGGCCACGGCACCTTGGTACGCGCGCTGTCGAAGATCGGCATCGACCCCAAGACCGGCGTCGAGGTGCTCAACCAGCAGCCGCAGATCGGCGCGTCGGCGCTGGAATCGGGTCAGGTGAAGGCGCTTTCGCAGTTCGTCGCCTGGCCGGGGCTGCTGGTCTTCCAGAACAAGGCCCGCCTGCTGTACGACGGAGCCGAGCTGAACTACCCGACCTGGCATGGCGTCGTCGCGCGGCGGGCCTACGCCGCCGCACACCCCGAGGTGCTCGACGCGTTCCTGCAGGCACAGCTCGATGCCACCGACTTCCTCAACACCAAACCGCTGGAGGCGGCGAAGATCGTCGCGCAGGGCAGCAGCCTGCCGCCGGAAGTCGTCTACCTCTACAACGGGCCCGGCGGCACCCGGTTCGACACCACGCTCAAGCCGTCGCTCGTGGACGCGCTGAAAGGTGATGTGCCGTACCTGAAGTCGATCGGTGACTTCGCCGACCTGGACGTCGCCACGTTCGTCGAGGACGGACCGCTGCGCAAGGCGCTGGCCGCGCGGGGACGCGACTACAACGCCGAGGTGGCCCGGACCGCGAATCCGTCGGTCGTGCACGGTACCGATCCGGTGTGCAACATTCCGGTCGACAACCCCGCCCTGGCCGGTGAGCTGTGGCTGGACGGTTCCGACACCACGCAGCCGGCGGCCAACCCGACCTGCCTGCTGAAGGCGATCCGGGCCGCGGAGGCCAAGGGCACTAAGGTCCGGGCCGCCTATGTGCCGGATGCCGAGCTCGGAACCCGTTGGCTGGCAGACAAATCCGTGTGGGTGCAGCAGGGTACGGACTTCGTGCCCTTCGACACCGACGCCGGCGCCCGCCGCTATCAGGCGGCCCATCCCGGTTCCGCGGTGGTGACCTACCAACAGGCGCTGGTGGGTGTGGCATGA
- a CDS encoding 4Fe-4S dicluster domain-containing protein, producing MTLVNNQRADVPVTIDESLCIEGCTLCVDVCPLDSLAINPDNGKAYMHVDECWYCGPCAARCPTGAVSVNMPYLIR from the coding sequence ATGACGCTGGTCAACAACCAACGAGCCGACGTGCCCGTCACCATCGACGAGTCGCTGTGTATCGAGGGCTGCACGCTGTGCGTCGATGTCTGCCCGCTCGACTCGCTGGCCATCAATCCCGACAACGGCAAGGCCTACATGCACGTCGACGAATGTTGGTACTGCGGGCCGTGCGCCGCGCGCTGCCCAACCGGTGCCGTCTCCGTCAACATGCCCTACCTCATCCGCTAA
- a CDS encoding GntR family transcriptional regulator, producing MPESSPTPLRRRADRARQVADVLRHQVRDGVYAAGLPGEAELVAEFSVSRNTVREALAILKAEGLIDRGPRVGTHVAQRKYDHGLHALVGLKETFKDYGDVRNEVRAATHLPAPAAVARRLQLTPGEPVVFIERLRYLGDLPLSLDLTYLVPDIGAAVLEHSLENNDVFALIEQVTGQRLGSADIALEAVSADPHTAATLDIPAGGAILMLERLTTLDDGRPVDLEYIRLRGDRITMRGNLLRSES from the coding sequence ATGCCCGAGTCCTCCCCGACGCCACTGCGCCGGCGCGCCGACCGCGCCCGCCAGGTGGCCGACGTGCTGCGCCACCAGGTGCGCGACGGGGTCTACGCGGCGGGTCTGCCCGGTGAGGCCGAGCTGGTCGCCGAGTTCTCGGTGTCCCGCAATACCGTGCGCGAGGCGCTGGCGATCCTCAAGGCCGAGGGGCTGATCGACCGGGGACCGCGCGTCGGCACCCACGTGGCGCAGCGCAAATACGATCACGGGCTACACGCGCTGGTCGGGCTCAAGGAGACCTTCAAGGACTACGGCGACGTCCGCAATGAAGTGCGCGCCGCCACGCACCTGCCGGCCCCGGCGGCCGTGGCGCGCCGCCTGCAGCTGACTCCCGGAGAGCCCGTCGTGTTCATCGAGCGGCTGCGGTACCTGGGCGACCTGCCGCTGAGCCTGGATCTGACGTACCTGGTGCCCGACATCGGCGCGGCGGTACTCGAGCACTCGCTGGAGAACAACGATGTGTTCGCGCTGATCGAGCAGGTCACCGGACAACGTCTGGGCTCGGCGGACATTGCGCTGGAAGCGGTTTCGGCCGATCCGCACACCGCGGCCACGCTGGACATCCCGGCCGGCGGCGCGATCCTGATGCTCGAACGGCTCACGACTCTCGACGACGGGCGTCCCGTCGACCTCGAATACATCCGATTGCGTGGTGACCGGATCACCATGCGCGGCAACCTGTTACGGAGTGAATCATGA
- a CDS encoding molybdopterin-dependent oxidoreductase — protein MGTERVIAEVGEDGLHLHACSLCEAMCGLEIRVSGGKVAGIRPNKADAWSAGHICPKGASLGALHEDPDRIRRPMIKVDGQWHEVDWDTAFRRCTELLAPIIAEHGIGAVAAYTGNPLAHSFSLSRYAAILLGLSGMPITYSPGTIDQWPKNLSSHLMYGSWWAFPTPDVQRTDLLVVMGANPAASQGSLLAAPDIMGIIGGIRKRGKVIVIDPVRTQTAAKADEWLPITPGTDAALLLGVIHAVFDEGLVNLGQVEQHLDGVGELCRAVADWSPERVCAATGIDAERIRALARELAGTPRAVVYGRIGTCNQEFGSLASWLIDVVNIVTGHFDVPGGAMFATPTAWTVTSQTIPGLEDGAPNFGRYQTRVRGAKEVLGQVPISCMLEEITTPGAGQLKALITVAGNPVLSTPGGDKLDKALPHLDAMIAVDLWLNETTRHADVILPGASPLEQAHSADLLLGAAINSFARYSPPVFHREDPAAPEEWEILIRLTGLCTGTPAEDVDVAALDDGWFDYLCFTQGLDGAEIRKKYDHGGPERMLDLTLRTAAFGDRYGEKPDGLTLEKLKAHPDGINYGPMVPRVPEILGTADKKIRVAPQYLLDDLPRLAARLERPADELVLVSRRHMRSNNSWLHNVGALMKGRDRCTLLMHSRDAAARGIADGDDAEVASGAGKIVVPVEVTDAIKPGVVSMPHGWGHGQAGTRLGIANSSPGVNTNILSLPDFLDEPSGNGALNGIPVTVSAAGS, from the coding sequence ATGGGAACCGAGCGAGTGATCGCCGAGGTCGGCGAAGACGGCCTGCACCTGCACGCCTGCAGCCTGTGTGAAGCCATGTGCGGCTTGGAGATTCGGGTGTCCGGCGGCAAAGTCGCCGGCATCCGGCCCAACAAGGCCGACGCGTGGAGCGCGGGTCATATCTGTCCGAAGGGCGCGTCGCTCGGCGCGCTGCACGAAGACCCCGACCGCATCCGCCGGCCGATGATCAAGGTCGACGGACAGTGGCACGAGGTCGACTGGGACACCGCGTTCCGCCGCTGCACCGAGCTGCTCGCTCCGATCATCGCAGAGCACGGCATCGGCGCGGTCGCGGCGTACACGGGAAACCCACTGGCGCACTCGTTTTCGCTGTCCCGGTATGCCGCGATCCTGCTGGGACTGTCCGGCATGCCGATCACCTATTCGCCGGGCACCATCGATCAGTGGCCGAAGAATCTGTCGTCGCACCTGATGTACGGCAGCTGGTGGGCCTTCCCGACACCGGACGTGCAGCGCACCGACCTGCTGGTGGTGATGGGCGCCAACCCCGCGGCGTCGCAGGGTTCGTTGCTGGCCGCCCCCGACATCATGGGCATCATCGGCGGAATCCGTAAGCGCGGCAAGGTGATCGTCATCGACCCGGTGCGTACCCAGACCGCCGCCAAGGCCGACGAGTGGCTGCCGATCACGCCGGGCACCGATGCAGCGCTACTACTTGGCGTCATCCACGCGGTGTTCGACGAAGGGCTGGTGAACCTCGGCCAAGTGGAGCAGCACCTTGACGGGGTGGGCGAGCTGTGCCGGGCCGTCGCCGACTGGTCACCCGAAAGAGTCTGCGCGGCAACCGGTATCGATGCGGAACGCATCAGGGCGCTGGCCCGTGAGCTGGCCGGCACGCCCCGCGCCGTCGTCTACGGCCGGATCGGTACCTGCAATCAGGAATTCGGCAGCCTCGCGAGTTGGCTCATCGACGTCGTCAACATCGTCACCGGACATTTCGACGTCCCCGGCGGCGCGATGTTCGCCACCCCGACCGCATGGACCGTCACCAGCCAGACCATCCCGGGACTGGAGGACGGGGCGCCGAACTTCGGCCGCTACCAGACCCGGGTTCGCGGCGCCAAGGAAGTGCTCGGCCAGGTCCCGATCTCGTGCATGCTCGAGGAGATCACCACCCCGGGCGCGGGCCAACTCAAAGCCCTCATCACCGTTGCGGGCAACCCCGTGCTGTCGACGCCGGGCGGCGACAAACTCGACAAGGCGTTGCCGCATCTGGATGCCATGATCGCGGTGGACCTGTGGCTCAACGAGACCACCCGGCACGCCGACGTCATCCTGCCCGGCGCCTCGCCTCTCGAGCAGGCGCACTCCGCGGACCTGCTCCTGGGTGCGGCCATCAACAGCTTTGCGCGGTACTCACCGCCGGTGTTCCACCGCGAGGACCCCGCCGCGCCGGAGGAGTGGGAGATCCTGATCCGGCTCACCGGGCTGTGCACCGGCACCCCGGCCGAGGACGTCGACGTCGCCGCGCTCGACGACGGCTGGTTCGACTACCTGTGCTTCACGCAGGGGCTCGACGGCGCCGAGATTCGCAAGAAGTACGACCACGGCGGCCCCGAGCGCATGCTCGACCTGACGCTGCGGACCGCGGCATTCGGCGACCGGTACGGCGAGAAACCCGACGGGCTGACACTCGAGAAGCTCAAGGCCCACCCGGACGGCATCAACTACGGCCCGATGGTGCCGCGCGTGCCCGAGATTCTCGGTACCGCCGACAAGAAGATCCGCGTGGCCCCCCAGTACCTGCTCGATGACCTGCCCCGGCTCGCCGCGCGGCTGGAGCGTCCGGCCGACGAGCTGGTGCTGGTCAGCCGGCGGCATATGCGGTCCAACAACTCCTGGCTGCACAACGTGGGCGCGCTGATGAAAGGCCGCGACCGCTGCACGCTGCTGATGCACAGCCGCGACGCCGCCGCGCGGGGCATCGCGGACGGCGACGACGCCGAAGTCGCCTCAGGCGCCGGGAAGATCGTCGTCCCCGTCGAGGTGACCGATGCGATCAAGCCGGGTGTGGTGTCCATGCCGCACGGCTGGGGGCACGGACAGGCCGGCACCCGCCTGGGCATCGCCAACTCCTCGCCCGGGGTGAACACCAACATCCTGTCGCTGCCCGACTTCCTCGACGAGCCGTCCGGCAATGGTGCGCTCAACGGGATTCCGGTGACGGTGTCGGCCGCGGGGAGCTAG
- the nusB gene encoding transcription antitermination factor NusB produces the protein MPDRRSDKGRHQARKRAVDLLFEAEARGITAAEGAKLRNTLADSDPEVSALNPYTVTVANGVTEHAAHIDDLISAHLQGWTLERLPAVDRAILRVAVWELLHATDVPEPVAVDEAVELAKTLSTDESPGFVNGVLGQVMLVTPQIRAAAAAVRGE, from the coding sequence ATGCCTGACCGTCGTTCCGACAAAGGTCGGCACCAGGCGCGCAAGCGCGCCGTCGACCTGCTGTTCGAGGCCGAGGCCCGCGGCATCACCGCGGCCGAGGGCGCGAAGCTGCGCAACACCCTCGCCGACAGCGACCCCGAGGTATCGGCGCTGAACCCGTACACGGTGACCGTCGCCAACGGCGTCACCGAGCACGCGGCGCACATCGACGATCTGATCTCGGCGCATCTGCAGGGCTGGACCCTGGAGCGGCTGCCCGCGGTCGACCGGGCGATCCTGCGCGTCGCGGTGTGGGAACTGCTGCATGCGACAGACGTGCCGGAACCGGTCGCCGTCGACGAGGCGGTCGAGCTGGCGAAGACGTTGTCCACCGATGAGTCGCCCGGCTTCGTCAACGGCGTCCTCGGCCAGGTGATGCTGGTGACGCCGCAGATCCGGGCGGCTGCGGCGGCGGTCCGGGGCGAGTAG
- the efp gene encoding elongation factor P: protein MASTADFKNGLVLNIEGQLWQIIEFQHVKPGKGPAFVRTKLKNVLSGKVVDKTFNAGVKVETATVDRRDATYLYRDGSDFVFMDAEDFEQHPLTEALVGDAAGFLLENLQVQIAFHNGAPLYLELPVSIEVVVAHTEPGLQGDRSNAGTKPATLETGAEIQVPLFINVGDKLKVDTRDSSYISRVNA from the coding sequence GTGGCATCTACCGCCGACTTCAAGAATGGTCTCGTCCTCAACATCGAGGGCCAGCTGTGGCAGATCATCGAGTTCCAGCACGTCAAGCCCGGCAAGGGCCCGGCCTTCGTGCGCACCAAGCTCAAGAATGTGCTGTCGGGCAAGGTCGTCGACAAGACCTTCAACGCCGGTGTGAAGGTGGAGACCGCGACCGTCGACCGTCGGGACGCCACCTACCTGTACCGCGATGGCAGCGACTTCGTCTTCATGGACGCCGAGGACTTCGAGCAGCACCCGCTGACCGAGGCACTCGTCGGCGACGCCGCCGGCTTCCTGCTGGAGAACCTGCAGGTGCAGATCGCGTTCCACAACGGTGCGCCGCTGTACCTGGAGCTGCCCGTCAGCATCGAGGTCGTCGTCGCGCACACCGAGCCGGGCCTGCAGGGCGACCGCTCGAACGCCGGCACCAAGCCCGCCACCCTCGAGACCGGCGCCGAGATCCAGGTGCCGCTGTTCATCAACGTCGGCGACAAGCTCAAGGTGGACACCCGCGACAGCAGCTACATCAGCCGCGTCAATGCCTGA
- a CDS encoding M24 family metallopeptidase, which yields MTISHRRHILRRHLAAAELDAILVTDLVNVRYLSGFTGSNAALLIPTHGETPVLATDGRYRTQAAQQAPDAQIVIERACAPALVRAAEAAGVKRLGFESHVLTVDAHAALQRVGGDLELVRAPGMVEALREVKDAGEIAILRLACEAADAALKDLIESGGLRAGRTEKEVGRELEARMLDHGADGPSFETIVATGANSAIPHHRPTDAVLAAGDFVKIDFGALVAGYHSDMTRTFVLSPVAQWQRDIYDLVATSQRAGREALVPGTTLSAVDRASRQVIIDAGYGEQFSHGLGHGVGLQIHEAPGINSAAAGTLLAGSVVTVEPGVYLPGRGGVRIEDTLVVSGDTTHTPELLTRFPKELAIL from the coding sequence GTGACAATTTCCCACCGGCGCCACATTCTGCGTCGCCATCTGGCGGCCGCCGAGCTGGATGCGATCCTGGTAACCGACCTGGTCAACGTCCGTTATCTGTCCGGCTTCACCGGATCGAACGCGGCACTGCTGATTCCCACTCACGGGGAGACTCCCGTCCTGGCCACCGACGGGCGGTACCGGACGCAGGCCGCGCAGCAGGCCCCGGACGCGCAGATCGTCATCGAGCGGGCGTGCGCGCCTGCGTTGGTGCGCGCCGCGGAGGCCGCGGGCGTGAAGCGGCTCGGCTTCGAAAGCCACGTCCTGACGGTGGACGCCCACGCGGCGCTGCAGCGGGTCGGCGGCGATCTCGAACTGGTCCGGGCACCCGGCATGGTGGAGGCGCTACGTGAGGTCAAGGACGCCGGAGAGATCGCGATCCTGCGGCTGGCCTGCGAGGCCGCTGACGCCGCGCTCAAAGACCTCATCGAATCCGGTGGGTTGCGGGCCGGCCGCACCGAGAAGGAGGTCGGCCGCGAACTGGAGGCGCGGATGCTCGACCACGGTGCCGACGGCCCGTCGTTCGAGACCATCGTCGCGACCGGCGCCAATTCGGCGATACCGCACCACCGCCCGACGGACGCGGTGCTGGCGGCCGGCGACTTCGTCAAGATCGACTTCGGCGCGCTGGTCGCGGGCTACCACTCCGATATGACCCGAACCTTCGTGCTGTCGCCGGTGGCACAGTGGCAGCGCGACATCTACGACCTGGTCGCGACGTCGCAGCGGGCCGGCCGGGAAGCACTGGTGCCGGGTACGACGCTGTCGGCGGTGGACCGCGCGTCGCGGCAGGTCATCATCGATGCCGGGTACGGCGAGCAGTTCTCCCACGGACTCGGGCACGGGGTCGGGTTGCAGATTCACGAAGCGCCGGGAATCAACTCCGCCGCCGCCGGTACACTGCTTGCTGGCTCCGTGGTCACCGTGGAGCCCGGTGTCTACCTGCCCGGCCGGGGCGGCGTCCGGATCGAGGACACGCTCGTCGTCAGCGGCGATACGACACACACACCCGAGTTGCTTACCCGGTTCCCCAAGGAACTGGCCATCCTCTGA
- a CDS encoding B-4DMT family transporter: MSKWLLRGIVFAALMVIVRLLQGAMIGAWEKQSLIISVTLVVLYIAAAFAWGVLDGQSDAKAQPDPDRREDLAMAWLVGGLFAGIVSGFFAWLIGQFYDNIYVDALAAEVTTFAAFTALIVFVGGVCGVSLGRWLIDRKAPPAPKHDHAGEGERADTDVFAAVAVAVPVEGAEGKTEVIETTPKTNPES, encoded by the coding sequence ATGAGTAAGTGGTTGCTGCGCGGAATCGTCTTTGCGGCGTTGATGGTGATCGTCCGATTGCTGCAGGGCGCGATGATCGGTGCCTGGGAAAAACAGTCACTGATCATCAGTGTCACGCTCGTCGTGCTGTACATCGCCGCCGCCTTTGCCTGGGGCGTTCTCGACGGCCAGAGCGACGCGAAGGCGCAGCCCGACCCTGACCGCCGCGAGGACCTGGCCATGGCATGGCTGGTCGGCGGTCTGTTCGCCGGCATCGTCAGCGGTTTCTTCGCGTGGCTGATCGGCCAGTTCTACGACAACATCTATGTCGACGCCCTCGCCGCCGAGGTCACCACGTTTGCCGCGTTCACCGCGCTGATCGTCTTCGTGGGCGGCGTCTGCGGTGTCTCACTGGGCCGTTGGCTGATCGACCGCAAGGCCCCGCCGGCCCCGAAGCACGACCACGCCGGTGAGGGCGAGCGCGCCGACACCGACGTCTTCGCTGCGGTCGCCGTCGCGGTCCCGGTCGAAGGTGCCGAAGGCAAAACCGAGGTCATCGAGACGACCCCCAAAACCAACCCCGAGTCCTGA
- the aroB gene encoding 3-dehydroquinate synthase codes for MTDAVVDPVVVNVNVDRPYPVIIGTGLLGDLGRVLQGRHRVAILHQPVLTQTAEAIRSYLADNGIDAHRIEIPDAEAGKELPVVGFIWEVLGRIGIDRKDAIVSLGGGAATDVAGFAAATWLRGVDIVHVPTTLLGMVDAAVGGKTGINTDAGKNLVGAFHQPLAVLVDLATLDSLPRNEIIAGMAEIVKAGFIADPVILDLIEADPEAALDPAGTVLPELIRRAIAVKAEVVAADEKESALREILNYGHTLAHAIERRERYQWRHGAAVSVGLVFAAELGRLAGRLDDDTADRHRRVLTALGLPVSYDADAFPQLLESMAGDKKTRSGVLRFVVLDGLAKPGRLEGPDPSLLAAAYSVVAKD; via the coding sequence GTGACTGACGCTGTCGTCGACCCCGTAGTTGTGAATGTGAACGTCGACCGGCCGTACCCGGTGATCATCGGGACGGGGCTGCTCGGCGACCTCGGCCGTGTCCTGCAGGGCCGGCACCGCGTGGCGATCCTGCACCAGCCGGTACTGACGCAGACGGCCGAAGCGATCCGTAGTTACCTGGCGGACAACGGAATCGACGCGCACCGCATCGAAATCCCGGACGCCGAGGCGGGCAAGGAACTGCCCGTCGTCGGGTTCATCTGGGAAGTGTTGGGGCGCATCGGGATCGACCGCAAGGACGCCATCGTCAGCCTCGGCGGCGGTGCGGCGACCGACGTCGCCGGGTTCGCCGCCGCCACCTGGCTGCGCGGTGTGGACATCGTGCACGTGCCCACGACGCTGCTCGGCATGGTCGACGCTGCCGTCGGTGGCAAGACCGGCATCAACACCGACGCCGGCAAGAACCTGGTCGGCGCCTTCCACCAGCCGCTGGCCGTGCTGGTCGACCTCGCGACGCTGGACTCGTTGCCGCGCAACGAGATCATCGCCGGCATGGCCGAGATCGTGAAGGCCGGCTTCATCGCCGACCCGGTGATCCTGGACCTGATCGAGGCCGACCCGGAGGCCGCGCTGGACCCCGCCGGCACCGTGCTGCCCGAACTCATCCGCCGCGCCATCGCCGTCAAGGCCGAGGTGGTCGCCGCCGACGAGAAGGAGTCGGCGCTGCGCGAAATCCTCAACTACGGACACACTTTGGCGCACGCCATCGAGCGGCGCGAGCGCTACCAGTGGCGGCACGGCGCCGCCGTCTCGGTGGGCCTGGTGTTCGCCGCCGAGCTCGGCCGGCTTGCCGGACGTCTCGACGACGACACCGCTGACCGCCACCGCCGCGTGCTCACCGCCCTGGGTCTGCCGGTCAGCTACGACGCCGACGCCTTCCCGCAACTGCTGGAGTCGATGGCGGGGGACAAGAAGACCCGTTCGGGCGTGCTGCGCTTCGTGGTGCTCGACGGGCTCGCCAAGCCGGGCCGACTGGAAGGCCCGGACCCCTCGCTGCTGGCGGCCGCCTACTCGGTGGTGGCGAAGGACTGA
- a CDS encoding shikimate kinase, protein MAPKAVLVGMPGSGKSTIGRRLAKALQVPMLDTDAKIVETTGRSIADIFAEGEPVFRKIEADVIRDALAEHDGVVSLGGGAVTTPEVREALVGHTVVYLEISAAEGVRRTAGGGRPLLAGDDPGAKYRELMAQRVPLFRQVATLRVNTNRRNPGAVVRHIVHRLEQPRCDEHSRRRRRSAWRRLPTVLNPGPTTEAPPSPAALAKRLKGSQCD, encoded by the coding sequence ATGGCGCCCAAGGCTGTACTGGTCGGCATGCCCGGTTCGGGCAAGTCGACGATCGGTCGACGGTTGGCGAAGGCGCTGCAGGTGCCGATGCTCGACACCGACGCCAAGATCGTCGAGACCACCGGTCGCAGCATCGCCGACATCTTCGCCGAAGGCGAACCGGTGTTCCGCAAGATCGAGGCCGACGTGATCCGCGACGCGCTGGCCGAACACGACGGTGTCGTGTCGCTCGGCGGCGGTGCGGTGACCACTCCGGAGGTGCGCGAAGCGCTCGTCGGCCACACCGTCGTCTACCTGGAAATCAGTGCGGCAGAAGGTGTTCGGCGTACCGCGGGCGGCGGGCGTCCGCTGCTGGCCGGCGACGATCCGGGCGCCAAGTACCGCGAGCTGATGGCGCAGCGCGTGCCGCTGTTCCGGCAGGTCGCCACGCTGCGGGTGAACACCAACCGGCGCAATCCCGGCGCCGTGGTCCGCCACATCGTGCACCGGCTCGAGCAGCCACGCTGCGACGAGCACTCCCGGCGCCGCCGCCGCTCGGCATGGCGCCGGCTGCCCACGGTCCTGAACCCCGGACCGACCACCGAGGCCCCGCCGAGCCCTGCGGCACTGGCAAAACGATTGAAAGGCTCGCAGTGTGACTGA
- the aroC gene encoding chorismate synthase, with protein sequence MLRWTTAGESHGRALVAMLEGMVAGLSVTSDDIATQLQRRRLGYGRGARMKFEKDEVTLLGGVRHGQTLGGPIAIQIGNTEWPKWETVMASDPVDPEALANTARNEPLTRPRPGHADYAGMLKYGFDDARPVLERASARETAARVAAGTVARAFLKQALGVEVVSHVISIGASKPYDGPVPQPEDLAAIDDSPVRAFDKAAEESMITEIEAAKKDGDTLGGVVEVVVSGLPVGLGSFISGDNRLDSQLAAAVMGIQAIKGVEIGDGFETARRRGSVAHDEIYPGADGITRSTNRAGGLEGGMTNGQPLRVRAAMKPISTVPRALATVDMATGEEAVAIHQRSDVCAVPAAGVVVEAMVALVLARAALDKFGGDSLAETRANVENYLRAVHEREPQMSG encoded by the coding sequence GTGTTGCGATGGACCACAGCAGGTGAATCCCACGGCCGCGCCCTGGTGGCCATGCTCGAAGGCATGGTGGCCGGTCTCTCGGTGACCTCGGACGACATCGCCACGCAGTTGCAGCGGCGTCGTCTCGGTTACGGCCGCGGTGCCCGGATGAAGTTCGAAAAGGACGAAGTCACGCTGCTCGGCGGCGTTCGGCACGGTCAGACGCTGGGTGGCCCGATCGCCATCCAGATCGGCAACACCGAATGGCCCAAGTGGGAGACCGTCATGGCCTCCGACCCGGTCGACCCGGAGGCGCTGGCCAACACCGCGCGCAACGAACCGCTGACCCGGCCCCGGCCCGGGCACGCCGACTACGCCGGCATGCTCAAGTACGGCTTCGACGACGCCCGCCCGGTGCTCGAACGCGCCAGCGCCCGCGAGACCGCGGCCCGCGTCGCGGCCGGCACCGTCGCCCGCGCGTTCCTGAAGCAGGCCCTCGGCGTCGAGGTCGTCTCGCACGTCATCTCCATCGGCGCATCGAAGCCTTACGACGGCCCCGTCCCGCAGCCCGAGGATCTGGCGGCCATCGACGACAGCCCGGTGCGTGCCTTCGACAAGGCCGCCGAAGAATCGATGATCACCGAGATCGAGGCCGCCAAGAAGGACGGCGACACCCTCGGCGGTGTCGTCGAAGTGGTGGTCAGTGGACTGCCCGTCGGGCTCGGCTCGTTCATCAGCGGCGACAACCGGCTGGACAGCCAGCTGGCCGCCGCCGTCATGGGCATCCAGGCCATCAAGGGCGTCGAGATCGGTGACGGCTTCGAGACCGCACGGCGCCGCGGCAGCGTCGCCCACGACGAGATCTACCCGGGCGCCGACGGCATCACCCGCTCCACCAACCGGGCCGGCGGTCTGGAAGGCGGCATGACCAACGGCCAGCCGCTGCGCGTCCGCGCCGCGATGAAGCCGATCTCGACGGTGCCGCGCGCGCTGGCGACCGTCGACATGGCCACCGGCGAAGAGGCCGTCGCCATCCACCAGCGGTCCGACGTGTGCGCCGTGCCCGCGGCGGGTGTGGTCGTCGAGGCCATGGTGGCGCTGGTGCTGGCCCGGGCCGCGCTGGACAAGTTCGGCGGCGACTCGCTGGCCGAGACCCGCGCCAACGTCGAGAACTACCTGCGTGCGGTGCATGAGCGCGAACCGCAGATGTCCGGATAG